A portion of the Acidihalobacter yilgarnensis genome contains these proteins:
- a CDS encoding TetR/AcrR family transcriptional regulator: protein MTAMHKRLRGPERRASILHEAAGLFADKGFHGISIDDIASAVGVSPAALYRYFPSKEALYEAVLDALACTREDYIDTVLAGESDFAAVLRSLVRVFARGMAEQPDLLKMELHSLLDGHSAAEVFFEHRWKTLTDYIEFSLTELQREERVGPLDARLSALMFQGMVREVLIVKCLPAHDRFAEQPLEALVDGLVDLFLRAVGYADQ, encoded by the coding sequence ATGACCGCTATGCACAAGCGCCTGCGCGGGCCGGAACGTCGTGCCTCGATTTTGCACGAGGCGGCGGGATTGTTCGCCGATAAGGGTTTCCACGGTATTTCAATCGACGACATCGCCAGCGCGGTCGGGGTCAGCCCGGCCGCGCTATATCGCTATTTCCCTTCCAAGGAAGCGCTTTACGAGGCGGTTCTCGATGCACTCGCCTGCACTCGGGAGGATTACATCGATACCGTGTTGGCGGGTGAATCCGACTTTGCCGCGGTGTTGCGCAGCCTTGTCCGTGTGTTCGCGCGCGGTATGGCCGAGCAACCGGATCTGCTCAAAATGGAGCTACACAGCCTGTTGGATGGGCACTCGGCGGCCGAGGTCTTTTTCGAGCATCGCTGGAAGACCCTTACCGATTACATCGAGTTTTCCTTGACCGAACTACAGCGCGAGGAACGCGTGGGTCCGCTGGATGCCCGGCTCAGCGCGCTGATGTTCCAAGGCATGGTGCGCGAGGTGCTGATCGTCAAATGTCTGCCGGCACACGACCGCTTTGCCGAGCAGCCGCTGGAAGCGTTGGTTGACGGCCTCGTCGACCTGTTTCTACGCGCAGTGGGTTACGCGGATCAATAG
- a CDS encoding 5'-3' exonuclease, producing MTPLEPGYTLLVDSSIYIFRAWFTWPEALCDAEGRPANAVHGFAEFIYELLDTHRPERIAFAFDETQAGSQRRTLFPEYKANRPPTPPDLKHQFEHCRRFVGALGLSALARPGYEADDLIGTLAGEERRRGLHVAMLTGDKDLAQLVHEGDVWWDYARGRRLGPRGVERTFGVRPGLIADQLALAGDKVDNIPGIPGVGMATAARLLKPFDGLEALLADIPRIGTLKLRGASRLMRLVDEHQETVRFARQLTGIDCRVPLDVERPAEPRPVDFTALEACFDSLDFSQAQRTRWHALLANWPSTASYISSRV from the coding sequence GTGACGCCACTGGAACCCGGCTATACCCTGCTCGTCGACAGTAGCATCTATATCTTCCGTGCCTGGTTCACCTGGCCGGAAGCGCTATGCGATGCCGAGGGCAGGCCCGCGAACGCGGTGCATGGTTTTGCCGAATTCATCTACGAGCTGCTCGACACGCATCGTCCAGAACGCATCGCCTTCGCCTTCGACGAAACCCAGGCGGGCTCGCAGCGGCGGACGCTGTTTCCGGAATACAAAGCCAATCGCCCGCCGACACCCCCCGACCTCAAGCACCAGTTCGAGCACTGCCGCCGCTTCGTCGGCGCACTCGGCTTGAGCGCACTGGCTCGTCCAGGCTATGAGGCCGACGACCTCATCGGTACCTTGGCGGGTGAGGAACGCAGACGCGGCTTGCACGTGGCCATGCTCACCGGCGACAAGGACCTTGCGCAGTTGGTGCATGAAGGGGACGTCTGGTGGGACTACGCGCGTGGCCGACGTCTCGGGCCTCGCGGAGTAGAACGGACATTCGGCGTACGGCCGGGACTGATCGCCGACCAGCTCGCCCTCGCCGGAGACAAGGTGGACAACATTCCGGGCATTCCCGGCGTCGGCATGGCCACAGCCGCACGCCTGTTGAAACCCTTCGACGGACTAGAGGCCCTGCTTGCCGACATTCCCCGTATCGGCACGCTCAAACTGCGGGGTGCCAGCCGCCTCATGCGCCTGGTGGACGAACATCAGGAGACGGTGCGTTTCGCCCGACAGCTCACCGGCATCGACTGTCGCGTCCCACTCGACGTCGAACGCCCGGCCGAACCACGCCCGGTCGACTTCACCGCGCTGGAGGCCTGCTTCGATAGCCTCGATTTCAGCCAGGCGCAGCGCACGCGCTGGCACGCCTTGTTGGCCAACTGGCCATCCACTGCGAGCTACATTTCATCGCGAGTCTAG
- a CDS encoding malic enzyme-like NAD(P)-binding protein, protein MSTDLKQAALDYHAQPKPGKIAIEITKPTETQRDLALAYTPGVAEPVRAIHQDPEAAYRYTAKGNLVAVITNGTAVLGLGDVGALAGKPVMEGKVVLFKAFAGIDAFDIEVDTHDPDAFIDTVALIAGGFGGINLEDIAAPHCFRIEKTLRERLDIPVFHDDQHGTAVIISAGLINAVKLAGKHLEDARIVCLGAGAAGLAAMRLLVTLGARREHILMVDRQGVIRAGDESVNEYQRAFAANTDRRTLADACVDADVFVGVSGPNLLTAEMLASMAENPVVFALANPDPEIAPELAQQTRQDVIMATGRTDYPNQINNVLGFPYIFRGALDVRARTINDAMLTAAVHALAALAHEPVPAAVLKAYDLASLSFGRDYFIPKPFDPRLIDVVPAAISQAAIDSGVARITQVIRP, encoded by the coding sequence ATGTCGACCGACCTGAAGCAAGCCGCGCTGGATTATCACGCCCAGCCGAAACCCGGCAAGATCGCCATCGAGATCACCAAGCCCACCGAGACGCAGCGCGACCTCGCACTGGCATATACCCCTGGTGTTGCGGAACCCGTGCGCGCGATTCACCAAGACCCCGAGGCCGCCTACCGCTATACGGCCAAGGGTAATCTCGTCGCCGTGATCACCAATGGCACCGCCGTACTCGGCTTGGGTGATGTCGGCGCACTTGCGGGCAAACCCGTCATGGAGGGCAAGGTCGTGCTGTTCAAGGCCTTCGCCGGCATCGACGCCTTCGACATCGAAGTGGACACGCACGACCCCGATGCCTTCATCGATACCGTCGCCCTCATCGCGGGTGGCTTCGGCGGCATCAATCTCGAAGACATCGCCGCACCGCATTGCTTCCGCATCGAAAAAACCCTGCGTGAACGCCTGGACATACCGGTCTTCCACGACGATCAACACGGTACCGCCGTGATCATCTCGGCGGGACTGATCAACGCCGTGAAGCTCGCCGGCAAGCACTTGGAAGACGCGCGCATCGTGTGCCTGGGTGCTGGCGCCGCCGGGCTCGCCGCGATGCGTCTGTTGGTCACGCTCGGCGCCCGTCGCGAACATATTCTGATGGTGGATCGTCAGGGCGTAATCCGCGCCGGCGACGAAAGCGTCAACGAATATCAGCGCGCCTTCGCGGCAAACACGGATCGACGGACCCTCGCCGATGCCTGCGTCGATGCAGACGTCTTCGTCGGCGTCTCTGGCCCCAACTTATTGACCGCCGAGATGTTGGCCTCGATGGCCGAAAATCCGGTGGTATTCGCCCTCGCCAATCCCGACCCTGAAATCGCTCCGGAGCTCGCGCAGCAAACCCGCCAGGATGTCATCATGGCCACCGGCCGTACCGACTACCCGAACCAGATCAACAACGTCCTGGGCTTCCCTTACATCTTCCGTGGCGCTCTGGACGTCCGCGCCCGCACCATCAACGACGCCATGCTCACCGCCGCCGTACATGCACTCGCGGCGCTCGCGCATGAACCCGTGCCCGCTGCCGTACTCAAGGCCTACGACCTAGCCTCGCTGAGCTTCGGCCGGGACTATTTCATTCCCAAGCCCTTCGACCCGCGCTTGATCGATGTCGTACCGGCCGCGATCAGCCAGGCCGCAATCGACTCCGGCGTGGCGCGCATCACGCAGGTCATTCGACCCTGA
- a CDS encoding thermonuclease family protein: protein MRADCGAQHADTVAHVSRVFDGDTVLLNSGVHVRLIGLDTPELAHRQRPADPLADDARRRLEGLLARSGWTLRLRFDVERRDHYGRTLAHAYLPDGTSVSAALLRYGLATALVVPPNLAEAACYQRAEAQARAQRAGLWALARYQPVASTALPKRAHGFHIVHGRVVHVGFARRAVWINLEGHVALRIDRRDLAYFREIDLRRLEGTQISARGWVHASKGERRISIRHPLALGWDQAARRHVEGASRMLQSD from the coding sequence TTGCGCGCCGACTGCGGCGCGCAACATGCCGATACCGTCGCCCACGTTTCCCGCGTCTTCGACGGCGACACGGTCCTGCTGAACTCCGGCGTACACGTTCGCCTGATCGGCCTCGATACGCCCGAATTGGCCCATCGACAGCGGCCCGCCGATCCGCTGGCCGACGATGCGCGGCGCCGCCTTGAAGGCCTGCTCGCCCGCAGCGGCTGGACGCTTCGCCTACGCTTCGACGTGGAGCGCAGGGATCATTATGGCCGCACGCTGGCGCACGCCTATCTCCCCGACGGAACCAGCGTGTCTGCGGCGTTGCTCCGGTACGGTCTCGCCACCGCCTTGGTCGTACCGCCCAACCTCGCGGAGGCCGCGTGCTACCAACGGGCCGAGGCCCAAGCGCGTGCGCAGCGCGCGGGCCTCTGGGCATTAGCCCGCTATCAACCGGTCGCCAGCACCGCACTACCCAAGCGCGCGCACGGCTTTCACATCGTGCATGGACGCGTCGTACACGTCGGCTTCGCTCGCCGTGCGGTCTGGATAAACTTGGAAGGGCACGTCGCCCTGCGTATCGACCGGCGCGACCTAGCTTACTTCCGCGAGATTGATCTCCGCCGACTCGAAGGCACCCAGATCAGCGCCCGCGGATGGGTCCACGCGAGCAAGGGCGAACGACGCATCTCGATTCGCCACCCTCTAGCGCTAGGCTGGGATCAAGCCGCACGCCGACACGTCGAAGGCGCGTCGCGCATGCTTCAATCCGACTGA
- the rpmE gene encoding 50S ribosomal protein L31, with amino-acid sequence MKANIHPNYHDTKVTCSCGSSFVTRSTYGKTELQVEVCSQCHPFYTGKQKILDTAGQVDKFRRRYGM; translated from the coding sequence ATGAAAGCGAACATCCATCCCAATTACCATGACACCAAGGTCACCTGCAGCTGCGGCAGCAGCTTCGTGACCCGCTCCACCTACGGCAAGACCGAGCTTCAGGTCGAAGTCTGCTCGCAGTGCCATCCTTTTTACACCGGCAAGCAGAAGATTCTCGATACCGCCGGTCAGGTCGACAAGTTCCGCCGCCGCTACGGCATGTAA
- the rimO gene encoding 30S ribosomal protein S12 methylthiotransferase RimO, producing MPNTPSTAPTVGFVSLGCPKALVDSERILTQLRAEGYAISPSYEAADLVVVNTCGFIDAAVAESLEAIGEALDENGRVIVTGCLGGDEAKVRAVHPSVLAVTGPHAYEAVMSEVHRYLPAPHDPYSSLVPPQGVKLTPRHYAYLKISEGCNHRCSFCIIPSLRGDLVSRPIGEVMVEAENLVNAGVRELLVISQDTSAYGVDVRYRTGFWRGRPLKSHVQTLAEALGELGVWVRLHYIYPYPHVDALIPLMADGRLLPYLDMPLQHGSPRILKAMRRPAASERMLERIHSWREQCAELTLRSTFIVGFPGETDAEFEALLDFIEEAQLDRVGAFAYSPVDGAAANALPDAVPEALKQERLERFMARQAQISAARLRARIGREIDVLVDEVDAEGIVARSTADAPEIDGCVYVESQAGVAPGDRLRVEVTDADEHDLWGRVR from the coding sequence ATGCCTAACACCCCCTCAACAGCCCCTACCGTGGGTTTCGTCAGCCTAGGCTGCCCGAAGGCCCTGGTCGACTCCGAGCGCATCCTCACCCAATTGCGGGCAGAGGGTTACGCCATTTCGCCGAGCTATGAAGCGGCCGATCTGGTGGTGGTCAACACCTGTGGCTTCATCGATGCAGCCGTCGCCGAATCATTGGAAGCCATCGGCGAGGCGTTGGATGAGAATGGGCGGGTCATCGTGACCGGTTGCTTGGGAGGGGACGAAGCCAAGGTGCGTGCGGTGCATCCTTCGGTGTTGGCAGTGACCGGGCCGCATGCCTACGAGGCGGTGATGTCCGAGGTGCATCGGTATCTGCCGGCGCCACACGATCCCTACAGCAGCTTGGTGCCGCCGCAGGGCGTCAAGCTCACGCCGCGCCACTATGCCTACCTGAAGATTTCGGAGGGCTGCAATCACCGCTGCAGCTTCTGCATCATCCCTAGCCTGCGCGGTGATCTGGTCAGTCGCCCAATCGGCGAGGTCATGGTCGAGGCCGAGAACCTGGTCAACGCGGGGGTACGGGAGCTGCTGGTGATCTCGCAGGATACCTCGGCCTACGGCGTTGATGTGCGTTACCGCACCGGATTCTGGCGCGGGCGACCGCTCAAGTCGCATGTGCAGACCCTGGCCGAGGCTTTGGGCGAGTTGGGCGTTTGGGTCAGGTTGCACTATATCTATCCCTACCCGCATGTCGACGCGCTGATACCGCTGATGGCCGATGGACGCTTGCTCCCCTATCTCGACATGCCCCTGCAACACGGCAGCCCGCGCATTCTCAAGGCCATGCGCCGGCCTGCTGCGAGCGAGCGCATGCTTGAGCGCATCCACAGCTGGCGTGAACAATGCGCTGAGCTGACCCTGCGCAGCACCTTCATCGTGGGATTTCCCGGTGAGACGGACGCCGAATTCGAGGCCTTGCTGGATTTCATCGAAGAGGCGCAGTTGGATCGCGTAGGAGCCTTCGCCTATTCGCCCGTCGATGGCGCAGCCGCGAATGCCTTGCCCGATGCGGTGCCTGAGGCGCTCAAGCAGGAGCGTCTGGAGCGCTTCATGGCGCGGCAGGCGCAGATCAGCGCAGCCCGTCTGCGAGCGCGTATTGGACGTGAGATCGATGTATTGGTGGATGAGGTGGATGCGGAAGGCATCGTGGCGCGCAGCACGGCGGACGCACCGGAAATCGACGGATGCGTATACGTCGAATCGCAAGCCGGCGTGGCGCCAGGCGACCGCCTGAGGGTCGAAGTGACCGACGCCGACGAACACGATCTATGGGGTCGCGTGCGTTAA
- a CDS encoding high-potential iron-sulfur protein yields MRRKSVDFNPSRRHILRGAGTLVVAVISAGLLSPPARAAKVSKAAMLYQTHPRDGAACANCVHFEPGSSPSAMGACTVVEGSISPRGYCMAYTPRA; encoded by the coding sequence ATGAGACGTAAATCCGTTGATTTCAACCCGAGTCGCCGACACATATTGCGTGGCGCCGGTACGCTGGTGGTGGCGGTGATTTCGGCCGGGCTGCTCAGCCCGCCGGCGCGTGCAGCCAAGGTTTCCAAGGCCGCCATGCTCTATCAGACCCATCCACGCGACGGTGCGGCATGCGCCAATTGCGTGCACTTCGAGCCGGGCTCTTCGCCGTCGGCGATGGGTGCCTGCACCGTGGTCGAGGGTAGCATCAGCCCCCGTGGCTACTGCATGGCCTACACGCCTCGGGCGTAA
- a CDS encoding DsrE family protein: MKLTMPHRIVALFLSLFACAWLGTAQAAEQGPGSKLNDHAALAGLHEAKGLFLIDINDPNRVAHVLKVVGMTRKGLSEQGVKPHLIVVFVGPAVAFLTKDRRGIGYMQERAVSQVQHEIDGLAHEGVPVEACGIAMKGMDVSPKDLIPAVKPVGNGFISVIAYQAKGYSLVPVY, from the coding sequence ATGAAGCTGACCATGCCGCATCGCATTGTCGCCCTGTTTCTAAGCCTTTTCGCCTGTGCCTGGCTGGGCACGGCGCAGGCCGCCGAACAGGGCCCAGGCTCAAAACTCAACGACCATGCCGCCCTCGCCGGTCTGCACGAAGCCAAGGGACTGTTTCTGATCGACATCAATGACCCCAACCGCGTCGCTCACGTCCTCAAGGTCGTGGGTATGACCCGCAAAGGCCTCAGCGAACAAGGCGTCAAGCCACATTTGATCGTGGTCTTCGTCGGTCCGGCCGTCGCCTTCCTCACCAAGGACCGCCGCGGCATCGGCTACATGCAGGAACGTGCCGTATCGCAGGTCCAGCACGAGATCGACGGATTAGCGCATGAGGGCGTGCCGGTCGAGGCCTGCGGTATCGCCATGAAGGGCATGGACGTCTCCCCCAAAGACCTCATCCCGGCGGTCAAACCGGTCGGCAACGGCTTCATCTCCGTGATCGCCTATCAAGCCAAGGGCTATTCGCTCGTACCCGTATACTGA
- the hemW gene encoding radical SAM family heme chaperone HemW: protein MSGFAEPIPLSLYVHLPWCVRKCPYCDFNSHTAGEILPEAEYVEALIADLESELPRVWGRRIESVFIGGGTPSLFSAAALENLLDGLRARLPLRPDIEITLEANPGTFEQARFADYRQLGINRLSIGVQSFDDAALRRLGRIHGGAEALRAADIARASGFEDFNLDLMFGLPGQDLAAARHDIETALALAPTHLSYYQLTLEPNTLFHHDPPTLPDEDLIAEMQAAAQTQLAEGGFAQYEVSAYARAGRRCRHNLNYWTFGDYLGIGAGAHGKLTDPASGAINRRWKMRQPAQYMKTARAGDATGGSNEITSTERAFEFMLNALRLREGFDLSLFEARTDLPRAHIEDTLNGARQRKLIERDGERVRPSPLGWNFLNDLTALFLP from the coding sequence ATGAGCGGCTTCGCCGAGCCGATCCCCCTGTCGCTTTACGTGCATCTTCCCTGGTGCGTGCGCAAGTGCCCTTATTGCGATTTCAATTCGCATACCGCCGGCGAAATACTGCCAGAGGCCGAGTATGTCGAAGCCCTGATCGCCGATCTCGAATCCGAACTGCCGCGCGTCTGGGGTAGGCGCATCGAGAGCGTATTCATCGGCGGAGGAACACCCAGCCTGTTCTCTGCAGCTGCGCTGGAAAACCTGCTCGACGGCCTGCGCGCCCGACTGCCGCTGCGTCCAGATATCGAAATCACCCTGGAGGCCAACCCTGGGACCTTCGAGCAGGCACGCTTTGCCGATTACCGCCAACTCGGCATCAACCGTCTGTCCATCGGCGTGCAAAGCTTCGACGACGCTGCCCTGCGCCGCCTAGGGCGCATCCACGGAGGGGCAGAGGCCTTGCGGGCAGCCGATATCGCGCGAGCCTCCGGCTTCGAGGACTTCAATCTCGACCTGATGTTTGGACTACCCGGCCAAGATCTGGCCGCTGCACGGCACGACATCGAAACCGCGCTCGCGCTCGCGCCGACTCATCTTTCCTATTATCAGCTCACGCTGGAACCCAACACGCTGTTTCATCACGATCCGCCCACACTGCCCGACGAGGATCTGATCGCCGAGATGCAGGCCGCAGCCCAAACGCAGCTCGCCGAAGGTGGGTTCGCACAGTACGAAGTCTCCGCCTACGCCCGCGCCGGCCGGCGCTGTCGGCACAACCTGAATTACTGGACCTTCGGCGACTACCTCGGCATCGGGGCCGGGGCGCACGGCAAACTCACCGACCCGGCCAGCGGTGCCATCAACCGTCGCTGGAAGATGCGCCAACCCGCACAATATATGAAGACCGCGCGCGCGGGCGACGCCACTGGCGGCAGCAACGAGATCACGTCCACCGAGCGGGCCTTCGAATTTATGCTCAACGCCCTGCGTCTGCGCGAAGGGTTCGACCTCTCCCTGTTCGAGGCACGCACCGACCTGCCACGCGCACACATCGAGGACACCCTGAACGGCGCGCGCCAGCGTAAACTCATCGAACGTGACGGCGAACGGGTCCGCCCCAGCCCGCTGGGCTGGAATTTCCTGAACGATCTGACGGCCCTGTTCCTGCCCTGA
- the rdgB gene encoding RdgB/HAM1 family non-canonical purine NTP pyrophosphatase → MQGIERIVLATGNPGKVRELDALLAGCGVRVLAQADFDVPEADETGLSFVENALIKARNAALHTGLPAIADDSGLEVDVLGGAPGIHSARYAGPTADDATNNHKLLAALHDHPAAARAARFRCAMVFLRHASDASPLIAQAAWEGHILTAPAGAGGFGYDPLFFVPTAGCSAAELDPVEKNRISHRGQAVRALLSALTGA, encoded by the coding sequence TTGCAGGGCATCGAGCGCATCGTGCTAGCCACCGGCAATCCCGGCAAGGTCCGCGAACTCGATGCCCTGCTCGCGGGCTGCGGGGTGCGCGTACTGGCGCAGGCCGACTTCGACGTCCCCGAGGCCGACGAAACCGGACTGAGTTTCGTCGAGAATGCACTGATCAAGGCACGCAATGCGGCGCTGCACACCGGCCTGCCCGCGATCGCCGACGACTCCGGGCTGGAAGTCGATGTGCTAGGCGGCGCACCCGGCATCCATTCGGCCCGTTACGCCGGGCCGACCGCCGACGATGCGACCAATAACCACAAGCTGCTCGCCGCCCTCCATGACCACCCCGCAGCGGCGCGCGCTGCGCGCTTCCGCTGCGCCATGGTGTTTCTGCGCCATGCCAGCGACGCCTCCCCGCTGATCGCCCAGGCTGCCTGGGAAGGCCACATACTCACCGCGCCTGCCGGTGCGGGCGGCTTCGGCTACGACCCGCTGTTTTTCGTGCCCACCGCCGGCTGCAGCGCCGCCGAGCTGGACCCTGTCGAAAAAAACCGGATCAGCCACCGCGGCCAAGCCGTACGCGCCTTGCTGTCCGCCCTGACCGGCGCCTGA